CACAGAATGATCGAATTTGTCACTTAAAGTGGACTTATTTTCTTGCAGATCCCAATCTTTATAGTTAAGTTTTTGATTTTAGTCAGCGTACGCAACTGTAAGATGTTCATGTGTCATTTTTCCAGAAGTTACAATTGTCGACATTACTTTTACAAAGTGTACTTATGACACAAATATAATTAAAAGAAGGGTGTATAATAAACTGAAAGAAGTTGTTTCGTGCTTGCATCGATCGGAAGTTAACATTATCGAGGAGAGTTCAATCACCCTTCTTTGGAGAGCGGTAACATGGCAACCGATCACCTTATTCCCATGCTCGCagaccagagctgttatttcttccgcgataCTGCGAAATAAAGCGGTGCGTCTAAGCTTAAacgatgccgtaaaagaggctgtggtttacgacgatgcctTATTTCATGAAGACTCATAACTTCTATTGATCGGATCTGCAAACGTATTATAAATCACAAAGGGACTTTCAGAGAATGATGTTCTGGTGATAAACAGACAAGGTAAAAGTACTCCCACAGAAAAAAATTGGTTTCACAGCCTAAATTTCTTCGAAATATTTGTTCAATGATATCTGATGTAGTTGGCACGTGAGTCTTGCGATCTTGCAAGTCATCATCTCTATGTCGAGTATCCATTACTGTAATAAAAACTAATCAATAACGTATAACTCTAAATAGTATTGATTTTAAGACATGTTTTGACGCTTTTGTCCCTTTAAAGAATGCTATGTTAAACGTTGTTATTTTGCTCATACACTATATTGCTGTAATCAGTTTACTTTATCGATCGTTTTTTTTTGAATTCGGAATGACTTTAGacttttacaatgtatatgtaactAGTAACAGTGGTATCTTTAAGGATTATTTAATAACGACTGAACTTACGATATCGTCTTACGTTTCATAAATTGTACATCAATTTTATATGTGACCTTCATTTATACCAAGTGTTGAATTCATTACATATATCACTACTAAATCATAATTGACAGGAACTCCTTATTAAATTTCGTGAACCTCGAGCTCACTCCAAAAAACAACacctaaataaaaaaacatggaTGAGCAAAAAACATCTACTCGTCTCCGTCGACAACCGTTAAATTATACATGCTACAAATCATGCTTACATCGAAATCGAGAAGAAAATGTGGTATTCCCATTTTTATTACTTTAAATAACAAACTGTactttttttacacaaatttcTTTATAGCGATTActcaaacaaaatacacatgcGCAAACCCCAAATGGGTGAGCCGATGTTAAAATACACACGTTTACGTTCAcgaaaagaattttttttaaattacaaaccGGTGCAACTTTTGCTCAGAAGTAAAGTTAAAATTTAAGAAATACAGAATATCTTTGGAAGTTGCATTTTTTTTGGCACTGTGAAATGTTTTATGACATTAGCTATATTGAAGGCATTCGTTggattttgataaaaaataaaataaaattgtataaCTTGCATACAATACCTAAAAGAGAATAtgcatcattttgaaaataaattcaagTTCAAACGAAATCAATTTATAGTTATCTCTTACATTACATTCACACAACTTACAAAGGCAGATGTTAAATACTACAACATTTTGCTTATCTTATCATAAATTTTTCAATAGTTTGGTATCATCAGTATTTGGTTTTCAGTATTTGGTTTTACGAACGAGTAAATCAACATTACCGTGACATGCACTGACAGCCTGAGTAATAGTGAGTTTGCAGTCTTGTcaaaatataccatattatTTCAGAAATGACATGACATCGtccaaatattgacaaattcaAATGCTCTATTGACGCATTATAGGACAGTGCACTCGAAAATTGAACAGATTGCCTCCGATTTACTCTGTCAACATATTGACACATCGACTAGCTTTGATTTCTCCTCGTTAATTGtccatcatatcatatatcacggTGTTATTGTCAGCGTGCTTCAGGAAAGTTTACAGCGACAAAAGAGGCTGTGGAGAGAGCGGCGGAATTGTTTAATCGAGTATGCATAGCAGAGTGGGTCTAACGCGCTGTTGGTGTAGTATATCCAATAAAATGCGTTGAACAGGGCAGGGTTGAAACAAGACGGACAGAAACTTGCACCCATGGCAGCAAGGTGATACGGCATACAACATACGACTATTGCCACCACTAACGTAGTCACTGTACTCAGAGCTTTGTTGTCATTCGACGTGGAAGCTCTGTTGTCTTTGGATCGCTGTTTGGGACATTTTCTGTCTCCATTtgcctgtctgttgtctgtTCCGGGTGATTTAACCCGTCCATTCTGGATAGGTTCGTTGTTACCTTGACCGACTTCTGGTGTTCTGATGTCTATATCGATAGTTATACCATCTTGCGATGACTTAACATCCAACTTTGTAACTATTCCTGTTTGACTCACATCTGAAGTGTCAGTCCTGATATCGGTAACAGGTGTCTTGGCATCAACCATGCACGAATGTTTTGTTGTATTCGTTGCATCTTCAAAAGCAGGGTTGTCGTAGACGAAGACAGAGGCGTTACCATCTATCTCTGCGTTGTCTGCTTCTGTACAAAGAGTATTGTCGTACTTTTCTGACACGTTGATATAATCAAGTTCTAACGGACATAAAATGTTCTCATTGTCCGCCGACATACACTCTTTACGACGGTCGCCGTTCCGTGAACTGTTCGAGTTCATAGCTTTACACGTACCTGTCAGCGATCGTTCATTTTGCACTGAATTACGATGGCCACGTTCTTTATTCGTTAAACTTGGACACTTACCCTTTCCGTGAGATATCTTTTGAACTTCACCAGATATTGTAGAGAGATTGTTTCCTTCACTACTTTGTTCTTTATGATTGTTTGGGGTATTTTTCGTAAACATATTCAGAGCACCAGTCGCGCGCTTTGTTTTCCTATTCGCGACTTTCTTAGCAACGGCATATATACGGATGTACAAAATAATAAGTATCGCCATCGGCAACCAAAAACCAAGCGCTGTCTGGGTCCACGTAAACCACGTATGATTTAAATAGTCAATAACGCATTCCTCGGCCGAAAATTCGTAAAAACCTTGAACATGTGGCCAGAGGGCGATAGGCATAGCATACATCACAACTGCGACAACCCATGTGATTGCAACCATTCTCAAAATTCGCTTTTTTGTGGTTTCCATCATGTGTTTAATCGGATCTTTCAGGGACTGGTAACGATCGATGCTGATGGcaataattgtaaataaagcCACTGCACATGCTAAATAGTCCACTGTTAACCAAATATCACAAGCTATTCTTCCGAATGGCCAGTATCCTATGGcaagatacaatgtataaccaGGTACGGAATTCAGACCGATAACAAGATCTGCAATGGCCAAATTTACAACGAAGTAATAATTCTTCTTTCGAAGCTGGCGATGAGAACGGAAAATTACGAGAACGAGTAAATTGCCGACGACAATAAAAAGGGTTAGTAGTCCTCCGATGATGCCAATCCCCATTAACCGTAGAAGATCGTCCCCAGCTTTCTGGatgtttgtaaaatttgtaccGTTCATCTGGAACGTAGTAAAGTTGAACACGGTGACGCTGTTGTTTGTTGAGTTGTCATCCATGCTGCACCAGTGCTAGCTGTATTGCACGTCCCTATAAACAAATATTCAGTCCTCGACTCTGGCATAAAAACAAACGAATAAAACTTGTTAAACctgcaatgttttataacagtGCTAAACACGGTGCTGCGATACATTATGGCACGTGACTACATCGTGTGAATTGTAAATACGGTCTGAACGTGCGTGGTCGATttcaatcatttgcataattgtaacTATGTTGCGCACGCATTTTCGAAAGCAACGCGTTGACATTTTCCCTTTTCAATCATCATTTTTGGTTTAATaaaactgtcaaattttgaaaaaaacctCCTTAATTACGTTATGCAGTGGCGAATAATTCATGACGTGAAAACAAACAGCATCTCGTGATCTCCCACAAATACAATTACATATTATCCACTTTTCTAACATACTTGAAATCAATAACTGTCTTCAAATATTCTGACAGACGGAATATAAATGATTgattttaaaatagaaatataaatGTGACCCGAAAAATCGAACTTTAATGAAAAGAATGCAATGTTTGCTTTAATGGCCTTGTACACCGTTAGTGATATTAACACTCTATTGTTACCGACCCCTATTGAATCGTTTTACCCGCATCAACTCCAACAGACCCAAATTATTCATAAGCTTATGGCAGCAATAACAATATATCACCGGAAATTATAGAGATACAGTTTTGATTAAAAACATATCTGCagttattatttatatttatatagttttttatttatactttatataTGTCTATAAGTATAGTACGTATAGATATAACAAAGATACTATTGTTAGAATTATTGAGGAGAGTATCAGTGCAATCGTGTTTTTTTAATCAATCGACCGAAGCATAATAAGGAAGGTAATTATGCGCTTGTAATTGAGTGCGACTTCCGGTAGCAGTCTACAGCTGCCAGCCTCagctatgtatgtatatcaatcaatcaatcaatcaatcaatcaatcaatcaatcaatcaatcaatcaatcaatcaatcaatcaatcaatcaatcaatcaatcaatcaatcaatcaatcaatcaatcaatcaatcaatcaatcaatcaatcaatcaatcaatcaatcaatcaatcaatcaatcaatcaatcaatcaatcaatcaatcaatcaatcgttaTCTCTCTGTCATCCCTCTACGTAAGTCTGTTGAATTCAATCACCAATTAAATGTCCCTTCAGCTACCACCCAATCTGTCTATCAGGCTAAcaacccatccacccacccacccaccaacccaccaacccacccacccacccagaTATATAGGAGATATATAGGAGAACATCGAGGGatccttttaaaaaaatcagtttCGCATGTCACACAAAAATGGTAATGTCCGTAACGGTGGTATAATATCATCACTTGCTATTGCAGATATAGTAAAGTCGCTTCGGTAGGTTATTAATAAAGAACTTTACTAAATTAGATACAAGATACTTAAAGAAAACTTCATTATTTCACGTAAGAGAAATTATGGTGGCATAGTTCCATACATTAAACACGTGATATTGAAATACAGATGCAGgtacaatatacaaaatatacacatggTTTTATGTCtccaaatattatatatatatatttaaccttccctcttgtttttttttgttaccaaggtttttgtaatcatttatatttgtgaacataaatcactgattattatacatgtatgtgtgttctaGATTTCGATGAGATATCATGGTGATTTGTACTGTCCGTAACATAGTATCCGTAACATGTAACGTTTTTTCCCAAAATTGTCCGACGATTGCTTTAACACTGTTATGGGTTAAAGTGCAATAAATCTTTTCAACCCAGCCCCAAATGATAATGTTTATATAGATGATACTAGATTACATGTGTTCGTTATATAGCTTGTCtccacataataataataataataaataataataataataataataatctttatttatactggatagttctttaagcatataaacacttgtctcccaagaagtccagtgagggccatacctcatgggttcagtgttaatgcaggaggaaatcggagtacccggggaaaacctgcgttgttcggtagagtcaaactgaacgacactttTCTTACTCACAGCGtagtaaatttaatcgaaccctgaatggggttcgaaccccgaccgcagtggtaagaggcaagtggtttaaccactcggccacagATACCCAAATAGGGATACATATACGGTACTACAATAGGGATACACATTGTTGAAGTTACATTACAAGTCACTATAAACACCTGGGTGTCCACACAAAAGTAGGCATCTGGTTCCAGTATTCATGATTGAAGGAAATAAACTTTTAGAAAGCTTCTGTAGTATATTATTTCGTGATCACACTGAGCAGTATCTGGGACAGTGTAAATGGATTGAAAATATCTTGAACTACGAACTATGGTCATGATTGTGAAataaagatatagcctaaaaCTGAAAATCATTTCGCGTTAAAAGCTACAAAGTGAACAACCTTTATAGGACACATGTACTCTGTTACAGTTTGTAAGACATGGCTTAATTACTGGAAACcgttatttatgtaaataaattcctcatttttatattcataggatgtttaccaaaacctattcAGTTCTAGTCATTACCCTAAAGAATAATAATATGTGTACCAAATTCAGAcatgtttttgagaaaacgatgacacagacacagacacaaacacaaacacagacacagaca
The genomic region above belongs to Glandiceps talaboti chromosome 8, keGlaTala1.1, whole genome shotgun sequence and contains:
- the LOC144439041 gene encoding muscarinic acetylcholine receptor M2-like, which translates into the protein MDDNSTNNSVTVFNFTTFQMNGTNFTNIQKAGDDLLRLMGIGIIGGLLTLFIVVGNLLVLVIFRSHRQLRKKNYYFVVNLAIADLVIGLNSVPGYTLYLAIGYWPFGRIACDIWLTVDYLACAVALFTIIAISIDRYQSLKDPIKHMMETTKKRILRMVAITWVVAVVMYAMPIALWPHVQGFYEFSAEECVIDYLNHTWFTWTQTALGFWLPMAILIILYIRIYAVAKKVANRKTKRATGALNMFTKNTPNNHKEQSSEGNNLSTISGEVQKISHGKGKCPSLTNKERGHRNSVQNERSLTGTCKAMNSNSSRNGDRRKECMSADNENILCPLELDYINVSEKYDNTLCTEADNAEIDGNASVFVYDNPAFEDATNTTKHSCMVDAKTPVTDIRTDTSDVSQTGIVTKLDVKSSQDGITIDIDIRTPEVGQGNNEPIQNGRVKSPGTDNRQANGDRKCPKQRSKDNRASTSNDNKALSTVTTLVVAIVVCCMPYHLAAMGASFCPSCFNPALFNAFYWIYYTNSALDPLCYAYSIKQFRRSLHSLFCRCKLS